A stretch of the Chitiniphilus purpureus genome encodes the following:
- a CDS encoding DMT family transporter, giving the protein MHVFLYALALTIGLVVPLQAAINNQLKALIGGSTVLAALVSFLVGSVVLAVAALATGQKWAGLANVARAEWWMLSGGVLGALFVFGSTLLAPRIGVAAMLSLIIAGQMFASLLFDRFGLLGMPLRDVGTWRLVGAGLVVAGVALVNFGDRIRL; this is encoded by the coding sequence ATGCATGTGTTTCTGTATGCGCTGGCGCTGACCATCGGCCTTGTCGTGCCGCTGCAGGCCGCGATCAACAATCAGCTCAAGGCATTGATCGGCGGCAGCACGGTGCTGGCGGCGCTGGTGTCGTTCCTGGTCGGTTCGGTGGTGCTGGCGGTCGCGGCATTGGCCACCGGCCAGAAATGGGCCGGCCTTGCCAACGTGGCCCGGGCCGAATGGTGGATGCTGAGCGGCGGCGTGCTGGGCGCGCTGTTCGTGTTCGGCAGCACGCTGCTGGCGCCGCGCATCGGCGTGGCGGCGATGTTGTCGCTGATCATCGCCGGCCAGATGTTCGCTTCGCTGCTGTTCGACCGCTTCGGCCTGCTGGGCATGCCGCTGCGCGACGTCGGCACCTGGCGCCTGGTGGGCGCCGGGCTGGTGGTGGCGGGCGTGGCACTGGTCAATTTCGGCGACCGGATCAGGCTGTAG
- a CDS encoding glycosyltransferase family 2 protein encodes MGETKPLLSVVVPAYNEEAVLGQFHARLGAVFDSLPDYRCEVVYVNDGSRDRTQAIIDALCNADPRTASVDLSRNFGKEIAMTAGLDHAHGDWVVLIDADLQDPPELIPALLAKAAEGYDTVYARRTHRDGESAAKKATAAVFYRLMDHLSGKVRIPRDTGDFRLMSRRSVDALLKLREQHRFMKGLFAWIGFPSTALEYRRDPRAAGDTKFNYWKLWNFALEGITSFTIGPLKIATYLGVTTAALAFLYGLWIVAKTLLWGENVQGYPTIMVTMLFLGGVQLFFIGVLGEYLGRIFDETKGRPLYFAQGWRPARQSPALPLQEESSSKECGHVRKPDPMVGGVK; translated from the coding sequence ATGGGTGAAACGAAGCCGCTGTTGTCGGTGGTGGTGCCGGCCTACAACGAAGAGGCCGTGCTCGGGCAGTTCCACGCGCGGCTGGGGGCGGTGTTCGACAGCCTGCCGGACTACCGTTGCGAGGTGGTCTACGTGAACGACGGCAGCCGCGACCGCACCCAGGCGATCATCGATGCGCTATGCAACGCCGATCCGCGTACCGCCTCGGTCGATCTGTCGCGCAATTTCGGCAAGGAGATCGCGATGACCGCCGGGCTCGACCATGCGCACGGCGACTGGGTGGTGCTGATCGACGCCGATCTGCAGGATCCGCCCGAGCTGATCCCGGCGCTGTTGGCCAAGGCGGCCGAGGGTTATGACACCGTGTATGCACGCCGCACCCACCGCGATGGCGAGAGTGCTGCCAAGAAGGCCACCGCCGCGGTGTTCTACCGGCTGATGGACCACCTGTCCGGCAAGGTGCGCATCCCGCGCGATACCGGCGACTTCCGGCTGATGAGCCGGCGCTCGGTCGATGCGCTGCTCAAGCTGCGCGAGCAGCACCGCTTCATGAAAGGGCTGTTCGCCTGGATCGGCTTTCCGTCCACCGCGCTCGAATACCGGCGCGATCCGCGCGCCGCGGGCGATACCAAGTTCAACTACTGGAAGCTGTGGAACTTCGCGCTTGAGGGCATCACCTCGTTCACCATCGGCCCTCTGAAGATCGCCACCTACCTTGGCGTGACCACGGCAGCGCTGGCCTTCCTCTATGGCCTGTGGATCGTCGCCAAGACCCTGCTCTGGGGCGAGAACGTACAAGGCTACCCCACCATCATGGTGACCATGCTGTTCCTTGGCGGGGTGCAACTCTTCTTCATTGGTGTGCTCGGCGAGTACCTCGGGCGCATCTTTGATGAAACCAAGGGGCGTCCGTTGTACTTCGCCCAAGGTTGGCGACCGGCGCGGCAGTCGCCGGCGCTGCCATTACAAGAAGAATCGTCATCCAAGGAGTGTGGACATGTTCGGAAACCTGATCCCATGGTGGGGGGGGTTAAGTAA
- a CDS encoding GtrA family protein, which yields MSRLARFTLVGAAGTAMHFAVLWLLVRLQVGVVVATTAGAIAGALVNYALNRRYTFQSHAAHRVTAPRYYLLVLGLWGLNAGLMGLLVDGGRWHYLAAQGVATATCFVVHFVGSRNWVFREQGHG from the coding sequence ATGAGCCGGCTGGCGCGCTTCACATTGGTGGGTGCCGCCGGCACCGCCATGCATTTCGCCGTGCTGTGGCTGCTGGTGCGGCTGCAGGTGGGCGTTGTCGTCGCCACCACCGCGGGCGCGATCGCAGGTGCGCTGGTCAACTATGCGCTCAACCGGCGCTACACCTTCCAAAGCCATGCGGCACACCGGGTGACCGCGCCGCGCTACTACCTGCTGGTGCTGGGCCTGTGGGGATTGAACGCGGGCCTGATGGGGCTGCTGGTGGACGGCGGGCGCTGGCATTACCTCGCGGCGCAGGGCGTGGCGACCGCAACCTGTTTCGTCGTTCATTTCGTCGGTAGTCGCAACTGGGTGTTCCGGGAGCAGGGTCATGGGTGA
- a CDS encoding NAD(P)/FAD-dependent oxidoreductase produces MSLAHTTRVAIVGGGFTGLSVAYELAKQGIAVTVLEAEQEIGGLAAAFEVGGEKLDRFYHHWFTNDVEVMRLIDELGLNHKVAINPTNTGVYYANHFFKLSTPWDLLNFTPLAFTDRIRLGLLALRARRVDDWMALEHKTAAEWLKELGGERVYRVVWEPLLKGKFGPVADEISAVWFWNKLKLRGGSRGKGGEERLAYFKGGFVALAEALAARVRELGGRIETGAAVTAIRPDGALWRVDTANGTVTADQVIATTALPLVAGMVRDWAPADYVARLERIHYLANVCLVLELDRSLSDTYWLNVNDPSFPFVGVIEHTNFEKPETYGGRHIVYLSKYLPHTDALYRMDADAVLDFALPYLQQMFPKLERGWIQRHHVWKARWSQPVVEKRYSSLIPPVAGPLPGFHLCSMAQIYPEDRGTNYAVREGRKLGRELAERLG; encoded by the coding sequence ATGAGCCTTGCCCACACCACCCGCGTCGCCATCGTCGGCGGGGGATTCACCGGCCTGTCGGTCGCCTACGAGCTTGCCAAGCAGGGGATCGCCGTCACCGTGCTTGAAGCCGAGCAGGAGATCGGCGGCCTTGCCGCCGCGTTCGAGGTCGGCGGCGAGAAGCTCGATCGTTTCTACCACCACTGGTTCACCAACGACGTCGAGGTGATGAGGCTGATCGACGAGCTGGGCCTGAACCACAAAGTGGCGATCAACCCGACCAACACCGGCGTCTACTACGCCAACCACTTCTTCAAGCTCTCCACCCCCTGGGATCTGTTGAACTTCACGCCGCTGGCGTTCACCGACCGCATCCGGCTGGGCCTCTTGGCGCTGCGTGCGCGCCGGGTGGACGACTGGATGGCGTTGGAGCACAAGACCGCCGCCGAATGGCTCAAGGAGCTGGGCGGCGAGCGTGTCTACCGCGTGGTGTGGGAGCCGCTGCTCAAGGGCAAGTTCGGTCCGGTGGCCGATGAGATCTCGGCGGTGTGGTTCTGGAACAAGCTGAAGCTGCGCGGCGGCTCGCGCGGCAAGGGGGGCGAGGAGCGGCTGGCCTACTTCAAGGGTGGTTTCGTCGCGTTGGCCGAGGCGCTGGCCGCGCGCGTGCGCGAGCTGGGCGGGCGCATCGAGACCGGTGCGGCGGTCACTGCCATCCGCCCGGACGGCGCGCTGTGGCGGGTCGACACCGCGAACGGCACCGTCACCGCCGACCAGGTGATCGCCACCACCGCGTTGCCGCTGGTGGCGGGCATGGTCAGGGACTGGGCCCCGGCCGACTACGTGGCCCGGCTCGAACGCATCCATTACCTTGCCAATGTCTGCCTGGTGCTGGAGCTGGACCGTTCGCTGTCGGACACCTACTGGCTCAACGTCAACGACCCGAGCTTCCCCTTCGTCGGGGTGATCGAGCATACCAACTTCGAAAAGCCGGAAACCTACGGCGGCCGGCATATCGTCTACCTGTCCAAATACCTGCCGCACACCGATGCGCTGTACCGGATGGATGCCGACGCGGTGCTGGACTTCGCGCTGCCGTACCTGCAGCAGATGTTCCCCAAGCTGGAGCGCGGCTGGATCCAGCGTCACCACGTGTGGAAGGCGCGCTGGTCGCAACCGGTGGTGGAGAAGCGCTACAGCAGTCTGATCCCGCCGGTGGCAGGCCCGCTGCCGGGGTTCCACCTGTGTTCGATGGCGCAGATCTACCCGGAGGACCGCGGCACCAACTATGCGGTGCGCGAGGGGCGCAAGCTCGGCCGGGAACTGGCGGAGCGGCTGGGCTGA
- a CDS encoding lysylphosphatidylglycerol synthase transmembrane domain-containing protein, translating to MKRHARPVLGLVLAAGFVWLFVRQIDPAELARAFAGTDPGWVALALIAFCGGYACRIARWRAMLARDNPQLAWRDCAGPLLASFALNNVLPLRAGDVLRAFAFNDRLGVRSGTVLATLFVERLLDLLMVLVLFGAALAAFGLDAGALAGVGSAVLLALGLAILAVLLFPQGFAPLARAGGRLAARLAPRLGDKLNAEIERGLATLTHLAGGGTMVRLAGWSLLAWLCEGAVFWCAALAVPALAVPLAGWLALPVGTLATLIPSTPGYVGTFDYFTVRAMTALGNGQAAATAYALLVHALLWLPPTLAGGAYLAATRTRIPKESMP from the coding sequence GTGAAGCGCCATGCGCGCCCGGTGCTCGGGCTGGTGCTGGCGGCCGGTTTTGTCTGGCTGTTCGTGCGGCAGATCGACCCGGCCGAACTGGCCCGCGCCTTTGCCGGCACCGACCCCGGCTGGGTGGCGCTGGCGCTCATCGCCTTCTGCGGCGGCTACGCCTGCCGCATCGCACGCTGGCGTGCCATGCTGGCCCGCGACAACCCGCAGCTGGCATGGCGCGACTGCGCCGGGCCGCTGCTGGCCAGCTTTGCGCTGAACAACGTGCTGCCGCTGCGAGCCGGCGACGTGCTGCGCGCCTTCGCCTTCAACGACCGGCTGGGCGTGCGGTCCGGTACCGTGCTGGCCACCTTGTTCGTCGAGCGGCTGCTGGACCTGTTGATGGTGCTGGTGCTGTTCGGCGCGGCGCTCGCCGCCTTCGGGCTCGATGCCGGTGCACTGGCGGGCGTCGGCAGCGCCGTGCTGCTGGCCCTGGGCCTGGCGATCCTGGCCGTGCTGCTGTTCCCGCAGGGCTTCGCCCCGCTGGCGCGGGCCGGCGGCCGGCTGGCGGCGCGGTTGGCGCCCCGGCTGGGCGACAAGCTCAACGCCGAGATCGAGCGTGGCCTGGCCACCCTCACCCACCTGGCCGGCGGCGGCACCATGGTGCGGTTGGCCGGCTGGTCGCTCCTGGCCTGGCTGTGCGAGGGGGCGGTGTTCTGGTGCGCCGCGCTCGCGGTGCCGGCGCTGGCCGTGCCGCTGGCAGGCTGGCTGGCGCTGCCGGTGGGCACGCTTGCCACGCTGATCCCGAGCACGCCCGGCTATGTGGGCACCTTCGATTACTTCACCGTGCGCGCAATGACCGCGCTCGGCAACGGCCAGGCCGCCGCAACCGCCTACGCCCTCCTGGTGCATGCGCTGCTGTGGCTGCCGCCGACACTGGCCGGCGGCGCCTATCTTGCCGCCACCCGTACCCGCATTCCCAAAGAGTCCATGCCATGA
- a CDS encoding glycosyltransferase family 2 protein, translating to MSPLLSIVVPCYNEEEVIGETMKRLTAFCAELRDLEVELIFIDDGSRDRTRALLRSFAQEDPRIRVIGFARNFGHQIAVTAGIDAARGDAVVLIDADLQDPPEVVHQMVAKWREGYDVVYGTRTERPGESAFKLATARGFYRLLNRLSDVPIPLDTGDFRLMSRHVVDTLRAMPERDRFVRGMVSWVGFKQTALPYKRAERFAGESKYPLRKMLRFATDGILSFSTKPLQMSIGLGLSAASLALLGILYALAMRIFTNEWVEGWTALMIAVLFLGGVQLICVGILGEYIGRIYNEVKHRPLYVVQEYLGYGEHAPALSRSPVVDRK from the coding sequence GTGAGCCCACTGCTTTCCATTGTGGTGCCCTGCTACAACGAGGAAGAAGTCATCGGCGAGACCATGAAGCGCCTGACGGCCTTCTGCGCCGAGCTGCGCGACCTTGAGGTCGAGCTCATCTTCATCGACGACGGCAGCCGCGACCGCACCCGGGCGCTGCTGCGCAGCTTCGCCCAGGAAGACCCACGCATCCGAGTGATCGGCTTTGCCCGCAACTTCGGCCACCAGATCGCCGTCACCGCCGGCATCGACGCCGCTCGCGGCGACGCGGTGGTGCTGATCGACGCCGACCTGCAGGACCCGCCCGAAGTGGTGCATCAGATGGTCGCCAAATGGCGCGAAGGCTACGACGTGGTCTACGGCACCCGCACCGAGCGTCCCGGCGAATCGGCATTCAAGCTTGCCACCGCACGCGGTTTCTACCGCTTGCTGAACCGGCTCTCCGACGTGCCCATCCCGCTCGATACCGGCGACTTCCGGCTGATGAGCCGGCATGTGGTCGATACGCTGCGGGCAATGCCCGAGCGCGACCGCTTCGTGCGCGGCATGGTGAGCTGGGTGGGATTCAAGCAGACCGCATTGCCGTACAAGCGCGCCGAGCGCTTCGCCGGCGAGTCCAAGTATCCACTGCGCAAGATGCTGCGGTTCGCCACCGACGGCATCCTGTCGTTCTCGACCAAGCCGCTGCAGATGTCGATCGGCCTTGGGCTGTCGGCGGCGTCGCTGGCGCTGCTGGGCATTCTCTATGCGCTGGCGATGCGCATCTTCACCAACGAGTGGGTCGAGGGCTGGACCGCGCTGATGATCGCGGTGCTGTTCCTTGGCGGGGTGCAGCTGATCTGTGTGGGCATCCTCGGCGAGTACATCGGCCGGATCTACAACGAGGTCAAGCATCGGCCGCTGTATGTGGTGCAGGAATACCTGGGCTACGGCGAGCATGCACCCGCGCTGTCGCGCAGCCCGGTGGTGGATCGCAAGTGA
- a CDS encoding DUF2298 domain-containing protein, translated as MQSIFLLGSLLLLWLHLAGASLIAGRWLPYPLARACSVLLVALLFCATEHFVGLGRLSWLWPISTAGMLFVLYLFRAETRTVAFRHAERVFIICFAAAFAWKFVFPNIYPNMGERAADLYFMLNYYPGERLPPLDIWYPPFRFDFYYAFMHYGAALLGRLFGWQPGFAYNVAFGLMMGLSLTLVWYFASRFITQRYGRWLLAAAIALGGTGITPLIHFAVGQPANHPNEWAATEYMWGSARFIGNFDTKVNTDFGRALFPLMRPENKPTPDFEPHDLPMENFGYQFFLGDYHPPVGGFFLLFLALGLLAWLETPAAEGEVVRRRLAQGLFALTVPVMLITNTWIFPFSVMLLLSWAAWRQWRGDPPDWRAVIGGGLLGALLVYPYLSGLAAQAIQTPIKLVPMLAHTPPLRFVIFFWPLLVLMALALVERRTRPLAVCFVLAFGAMLVLSELVYVDDPSGGKYDRTNTTMKWWGWLYSGGVLACGAIALASARRWVRMAAAASLLLICSYAFDVARYWWYTPKSDAGKLDGAAWFVREPVNRDLVKYLRSAPRGIVLENWLGDAYTNQTLVAMFSQQVSMLGWPNHVSLWHGAPQSVWNESNLIKAFYKGELPDMPNWLARHKVDYIVWMPADNQANPQAFNTINAAIGGYYYWKPFSDNPLAGLWIHREVNKP; from the coding sequence ATGCAATCGATATTCCTGTTGGGCAGCCTGCTGCTCTTGTGGCTGCACCTGGCCGGGGCTTCGCTGATCGCCGGCCGCTGGCTGCCGTATCCGCTGGCGCGCGCCTGCAGCGTGCTGCTGGTGGCCTTGCTGTTCTGCGCCACCGAGCATTTCGTCGGTCTGGGGCGGTTGTCGTGGCTGTGGCCCATCAGCACCGCCGGCATGCTGTTCGTGCTGTATCTCTTTCGGGCCGAGACGCGCACGGTGGCGTTCCGCCACGCCGAGCGGGTGTTCATCATCTGCTTCGCAGCCGCCTTCGCCTGGAAGTTCGTGTTCCCCAATATCTATCCCAACATGGGTGAGCGCGCGGCCGATCTTTACTTCATGCTCAACTACTACCCGGGAGAACGGCTGCCGCCGCTCGATATCTGGTACCCGCCGTTCCGCTTCGATTTCTACTACGCGTTCATGCACTACGGTGCGGCGCTGCTGGGTCGGCTGTTCGGCTGGCAGCCGGGCTTTGCCTACAACGTCGCCTTCGGGCTGATGATGGGCCTGTCGCTGACGCTGGTGTGGTATTTCGCCAGCCGCTTCATCACGCAACGCTATGGACGCTGGCTGCTGGCGGCGGCGATCGCGCTGGGCGGCACGGGCATCACCCCGTTGATCCACTTCGCCGTCGGCCAGCCGGCCAACCACCCCAACGAGTGGGCGGCCACCGAATACATGTGGGGCAGCGCGCGCTTCATCGGCAATTTCGATACCAAGGTCAATACCGACTTCGGCCGGGCGTTGTTCCCGCTGATGCGGCCTGAGAACAAGCCGACCCCGGATTTCGAGCCGCACGATCTGCCGATGGAGAACTTCGGCTACCAGTTCTTCCTGGGCGACTACCATCCGCCGGTGGGCGGGTTCTTCCTGCTGTTCCTGGCGCTGGGCCTCTTGGCCTGGCTGGAAACCCCGGCGGCGGAGGGCGAGGTGGTGCGGCGGCGGCTGGCGCAGGGGCTGTTCGCGCTGACAGTGCCGGTGATGCTGATCACCAATACCTGGATCTTCCCGTTCTCGGTGATGTTGCTGCTGAGCTGGGCGGCATGGCGGCAATGGCGTGGTGATCCGCCGGATTGGCGGGCGGTGATCGGCGGCGGCCTCCTGGGCGCGCTGTTGGTCTACCCGTACCTGTCCGGGCTGGCCGCGCAGGCCATCCAGACCCCGATCAAGCTGGTGCCGATGCTGGCGCATACCCCGCCGCTGCGCTTTGTGATCTTCTTCTGGCCGTTGCTGGTGCTGATGGCGCTGGCGCTGGTCGAGCGGCGCACCCGGCCGCTGGCGGTCTGCTTCGTGCTGGCGTTCGGCGCCATGCTGGTGCTGTCCGAGCTGGTGTATGTCGACGATCCCTCGGGCGGCAAATACGACCGGACCAATACCACGATGAAGTGGTGGGGCTGGCTGTACAGCGGCGGCGTGCTGGCGTGCGGTGCGATCGCGCTTGCCAGTGCGCGCCGTTGGGTCAGGATGGCCGCGGCGGCATCGCTGCTACTGATCTGCTCCTACGCCTTCGACGTGGCACGCTACTGGTGGTACACGCCCAAGTCCGACGCCGGCAAGCTCGACGGCGCGGCCTGGTTCGTCCGTGAGCCGGTCAACCGCGATCTGGTGAAGTATCTGCGCAGCGCGCCGCGCGGCATCGTGCTGGAAAACTGGCTGGGCGACGCCTACACCAACCAGACGCTGGTGGCGATGTTCTCGCAGCAGGTGTCGATGCTGGGCTGGCCCAACCATGTGAGCCTGTGGCACGGCGCGCCGCAGTCGGTCTGGAACGAGTCGAACCTGATCAAGGCGTTCTACAAGGGCGAGCTGCCGGACATGCCCAACTGGCTGGCGCGGCACAAGGTCGACTACATCGTCTGGATGCCCGCGGACAACCAGGCCAATCCGCAGGCGTTCAACACCATCAACGCGGCCATCGGCGGCTACTACTACTGGAAGCCATTCAGTGACAATCCGCTGGCCGGCCTGTGGATCCATCGCGAGGTGAACAAGCCGTGA
- a CDS encoding DUF2298 domain-containing protein, giving the protein MSLIFTALTVLLLLVHLAALGQLGGARWSDRHLARAVVLFLLVLGAFFVEHFFGLGPLRGLWPFTLAAALLILRHKVADPGFWRGELPFILPFAWALLWRFLFPDIDVTAEHLTDLYFVRNYMDGATLPPPDQWLPGFRFDAYYALLHYATALMGRLLQLSAGWSMNLGFAVLIGLLGSLVWSTVARWVASRRWRALITAATVAGGNGVAPLLPLLFQGPFDAATAITRLWSNTRFTGVYDQNITAEWGRRLFGSGPADLLQQPWGPRDLPLENIGYFIYLGDLHPPLAGFLLLFLALALIARIETGGMPCNRDAADSETQVCGWLHALLGMSVPASIALNSWILPLQGLLVVAWVGWRLSQGKRVLYGALLGGAVAGLALLYPFLTHFSLNSLAVPLRVVQGVDHTPLVQWVAVWWPVLWLVALCWIRRFGEDSPEARWGAWAALGVALCLLLTETVYVDDPSGDRYNRFNTTLKWWSWLFPGALALLSAVLIGAGRRIWRWLAAVPLVAVLAYALPQVQYLALQPKPHAGKLAGDGWLMSDPVHRRILEYLRAAPRGLVLEGLEGGAYMQTSAFALHAGQPAVNGWPAHVGQWRGEPAYVPRDAETVRQLYRGALPNAAEWLNTRNVRYVVWSRYDQRRDPAAFAQLQQQLALSYLWRPIADADGASFGVWERR; this is encoded by the coding sequence ATGAGCCTGATCTTCACCGCATTGACGGTGCTGCTGCTGCTCGTGCATCTGGCCGCCCTCGGCCAGCTGGGCGGCGCGCGCTGGTCGGACCGCCATCTGGCGCGGGCCGTCGTCCTGTTCCTGTTGGTGCTGGGCGCGTTCTTCGTCGAACACTTCTTCGGCCTTGGCCCGTTGCGCGGCCTGTGGCCGTTCACGCTGGCGGCCGCGCTGCTGATCCTGCGCCACAAGGTGGCCGATCCGGGGTTCTGGCGCGGCGAGCTGCCTTTCATCCTGCCGTTCGCCTGGGCGCTCCTGTGGCGCTTCCTGTTCCCGGACATCGATGTCACCGCCGAGCACCTGACCGATCTGTATTTCGTGCGCAACTATATGGACGGGGCGACGCTGCCGCCGCCGGACCAGTGGTTGCCGGGCTTTCGCTTCGATGCGTATTACGCGCTGCTGCATTACGCCACCGCACTGATGGGGCGCCTGCTCCAGTTGTCGGCCGGCTGGAGCATGAACCTGGGCTTTGCCGTGCTGATCGGCCTTTTGGGCAGCCTGGTGTGGTCGACGGTGGCGCGCTGGGTGGCAAGCCGCCGCTGGCGTGCGCTGATCACTGCTGCCACGGTGGCGGGTGGCAATGGCGTGGCGCCGTTGCTGCCCCTGTTGTTCCAGGGCCCTTTCGATGCGGCGACGGCGATCACCCGGCTGTGGAGCAATACCCGTTTTACCGGGGTGTACGACCAGAACATCACGGCCGAGTGGGGGCGCCGGCTGTTCGGCAGCGGCCCGGCCGACCTGCTGCAGCAGCCATGGGGACCGCGCGACCTGCCGCTGGAGAACATCGGCTACTTCATCTACCTGGGCGATCTGCACCCACCGCTGGCCGGTTTCCTGCTGCTGTTCCTGGCGCTGGCCCTGATTGCCCGGATCGAAACCGGCGGCATGCCGTGCAACCGTGACGCAGCCGACAGCGAGACGCAGGTCTGCGGCTGGCTGCATGCGCTGCTGGGCATGAGCGTGCCGGCGTCGATCGCGCTCAACAGCTGGATTCTGCCGCTGCAGGGGCTGCTGGTCGTGGCCTGGGTGGGGTGGCGCCTGAGCCAGGGCAAGCGGGTGTTGTATGGTGCGCTGCTGGGCGGCGCCGTGGCCGGGCTGGCGCTGCTGTATCCGTTCCTGACGCATTTCTCGCTCAATTCACTGGCCGTGCCGCTGCGGGTGGTGCAAGGGGTGGACCACACCCCGTTGGTGCAATGGGTGGCGGTGTGGTGGCCGGTGCTGTGGCTGGTGGCGCTGTGCTGGATACGCCGTTTCGGTGAAGACAGCCCGGAGGCGCGCTGGGGGGCGTGGGCCGCGCTCGGCGTGGCGCTGTGCCTGCTCTTGACCGAGACGGTATACGTGGACGACCCGTCCGGCGACCGTTACAACCGCTTCAATACCACGCTCAAGTGGTGGTCCTGGCTGTTCCCGGGGGCGCTGGCGCTGCTGTCGGCGGTGCTGATCGGCGCCGGACGCCGCATCTGGCGCTGGCTGGCCGCCGTGCCGCTGGTGGCGGTGCTGGCGTATGCGCTGCCGCAGGTGCAGTACCTGGCGCTGCAGCCCAAGCCGCATGCCGGCAAGCTGGCCGGCGACGGCTGGCTGATGTCCGACCCGGTACACCGCCGCATCCTGGAATACCTGCGTGCGGCACCGCGTGGGCTGGTGCTGGAAGGGCTGGAAGGCGGGGCCTATATGCAGACTTCGGCGTTTGCGTTGCATGCGGGGCAACCGGCGGTGAACGGCTGGCCGGCGCACGTGGGGCAATGGCGCGGCGAGCCGGCCTATGTGCCGCGCGATGCCGAGACGGTGCGCCAGCTCTACCGCGGCGCGCTGCCGAACGCGGCCGAATGGCTGAACACGCGCAACGTGCGCTACGTGGTGTGGAGCCGCTACGACCAGCGGCGCGATCCGGCGGCCTTTGCGCAGCTGCAGCAGCAGCTGGCGCTCAGCTATCTGTGGCGCCCGATCGCGGATGCGGACGGTGCGAGCTTCGGCGTATGGGAGCGGCGCTGA
- a CDS encoding NAD(P)-dependent oxidoreductase yields the protein MKKICIVGASGKLGRYMVQHALNRGYEVVGVCRGKSVGKLDAFRERITIVPGATNDREVIRRAVAGCDGVLTVLVPWGMQQYSSGTAQAVLDFAQPGARLVFSCGWHISRDGKDVYSRGFKMLLWLAGLITRSLRMAQIEDQDEACRRIFASDRRWTVVRGSDLEEGESQGLPVWSQHVGDPVLASNLTRRIDFALFMVAALEDNTLVHEAPAIVGCHAPSALAFDSAG from the coding sequence ATGAAGAAGATCTGTATCGTGGGCGCTTCAGGCAAGCTTGGCCGTTACATGGTGCAGCACGCGCTGAATCGCGGTTACGAGGTGGTCGGGGTCTGCCGCGGGAAGAGCGTCGGCAAGCTCGATGCGTTTCGCGAGCGCATCACCATCGTGCCGGGCGCCACCAATGACCGGGAGGTCATCCGCCGGGCCGTGGCCGGTTGCGACGGCGTGCTGACCGTATTGGTGCCATGGGGTATGCAGCAGTACTCGTCCGGCACGGCCCAGGCCGTGCTCGACTTCGCGCAGCCCGGCGCACGGCTGGTGTTCTCGTGCGGCTGGCATATCAGCCGCGACGGCAAGGACGTGTACTCGCGCGGGTTCAAGATGCTGCTCTGGCTGGCCGGCCTCATCACCCGCTCGTTGCGCATGGCGCAGATCGAAGATCAGGACGAGGCATGCCGACGCATCTTTGCCAGCGACCGCCGTTGGACCGTGGTACGCGGCAGCGACCTTGAGGAAGGGGAAAGCCAGGGCCTGCCGGTATGGAGCCAGCATGTGGGCGATCCGGTCCTGGCCAGCAACCTCACCCGCCGCATCGACTTCGCGCTCTTCATGGTGGCGGCGCTGGAGGACAACACCCTGGTCCACGAGGCGCCCGCCATCGTCGGCTGCCACGCGCCGTCGGCATTGGCGTTCGACAGCGCCGGCTAG